A region of the Streptococcus oralis Uo5 genome:
GGCTTGGGCTATTTTTGTTGAACAAGCTGATGGCCACTTCCGTGTGCGAATGCGCAGTAAAATCACTCCTATCAATGAGATTGCCAAAGAACACGACGGAGGAGGACATCCATTAGCCAGTGGCGCCAATTCCTATAGTCTAGAAGAAAACGAACAAATATACCAAGAGCTGAAAGAGGTTCTACAGATTCACCAAGGCTAAGAAAGAATTTTCTTGGCCTTTTATATGCTATATTCTTAAAATATACGGTTTCTTTGTACCTCAGTTTATGGTATAATAAATCAAACTGAATAAAAGGAGACTTAATAATGGAAAAAAATCGTTTGTATATTCTCATTTCTGCTGGAGTAGCCATCCTTGGTTCACTTTTGCCATGGGCTAGTTTAAATGCAGGTTCTTTTGGATCCTATAGCGTGAATGGTTACCAAGGTGATGGGTGGTTTGTCATTATCGCCGCTATTGTGTCTATTGTTCTTGCTTGCTTGAATAATATGAATAAAGCAATGCCTAAAGGGTTCTCAATTGGTGTCATTGTTGCGGGTGCAATTGCAACTCTCGTCACACTAAATAGTCTCTTTAATGTAAATAAGTACATGTCTAACTTTGGTGGATACGGCATTTCAATCGGCTTTGGTTTGATTTTAGCTCTTCTTGCTAGCATTGCACTAGTTGTAACTGGTCTCTTGGCAATGTCAGGTGGTAAAATTACAAAAGAGTCATTTACTGAATTAGCTGAGTCTGGTAAAGATTTTGCTCAAACTGTCGGACGTGTAACAAGCTCTACCGTTAAAACTGCGGTCGAAGAAATCAAAAAAGAATCTCAAGAACGTAAAAAAGAAGAAACTACTGCTGAAAAAACAGAGACAGCTAAAGAGGAAACCGAGAAAAAAGAAGAAGCTAAGGAACCAGCTAATGTGGAAGCTGAATCAGCAGCAGAAAACACAGAGCCAGTAAAAGAAGAAACTACTGAATCTGAATCTGAAACAAAAACAGAAGCTGAGCCAGTAGCCAAACCAACAGAAACAGAGGCTGAAGCTGAAACTGTAACAGAATCAACAGAAACAGAACCTACTGAATCTGAAAAAAAAGCTGAATCAGCAGCAGAAAACGTAGAACCGGTAAAAGAACCAGAAGTAAAAAATCAACAAGAAGAAAAAGCTCCAAAACAAGAGAACTAATCATTCTTCTACCGTCACTCCAGTAAACACTGGAGTGATTTTTTATCAAGATTTTTAATAAAATCAGGGAAAAGACTTGCCAAACTTATCAGAATCTGATAGACTAGTATGGTAACAATCTATGGCTCGCAAAGAGACCATGGCAGAAAGGAAATATTGCAAAATGAAAAAAGATATCCATCCAGAATATCGCCCAGTTGTCTTCATGGACACAACTACTGGTTACAAATTCCTTAGCGGTTCAACAAAACGCTCTAACGAAACTGTTGAGTTCGAAGGCGAAACTTACCCATTGATCCGTGTGGAAATTTCATCAGACTCACACCCATTCTACACTGGACGTCAAAAGTTCACTCAAGCAGATGGACGCGTGGATCGTTTCAACAAAAAATACGGTCTCAAATAAGAATAAAAAGAACAGTTTGCACTGTTCTTTTTATTCTTCAAATCAGGGCTCAAGCACCACTGCTGTTCCACTACAGGTAACCATCAGCATACCATTCTCTGATCCCAGAGTTTCATTGTCCATCTTGACCCCTATGATGGCATTTACGCCACGTTAACTCGCAGGCGCCATCATTTCTGCTAAGGCTTCTTCTCTCGCTTGGGTCAATTCGCCTTCATAACTACTAGCACGACCGCCAAAAATATTACGGAAACTAGCCGCCATATCTTTAAACATATTAACCCCAGCAACCACTTCGCCAAAGACAATTCCTTTGTATTCTAGAATTTTCTTTCCTTCGATCCCCGTAGTTGAAATAATCATATTTAGGTTCTCCTTGCTTCTTTTAGAACATTGTAACCCCCTTCATTGTCTTTGTCAAGAAATTCCTTATTTTTTTATACTCCCATCAAAAAAGAGAAGACTTGGAGTCTTCTCTTTTTTTTAGTTAAATCGCTTCTGTGACAAAACTACGACTTTCTAGCACCTTGAGCATGGCATTAGCTGTATCTAGGGCTGTGAAGAGGGGTACACCGTGTTCAATGGCTGAACGACGGATTTGCTCACCATCTTCGTCAGCAGTTCGTTTGGTTCCGACAGTATTGATGATCGCTTGGATTTTCCCTTTGCGGACAAAGCTTGGGATATCCTGTTCATCGTCACCAATCTTACCAACAGGTTGGGCTTGAAGTCCATGACTGGCAAAGAAGGCTGCTGTCCCTTCTGTCGCAAGGATACCATAACCGATATTTTGGAAACGACGAGCCAAGTCCAAGGCTTCATCTTTGGCATCATCAGCGATGGTAAAGACAACATTCCCAAAGGTTGGCAAGTGTAGGTAGGAAGCTTCAAAGGCCTTGTAGAGAGCTTTTTCCAAAGTAGTATCAGAACCCATAACTTCCCCTGTTGACTTCATTTCAGGCCCGAGCAAGCTGTCTACCTTAGCTAGTTTCGTAAAGGAGAAGACTGGAGCCTTGATATGAACGCGAGTGCTTTCTGGGTAAAGTCCATCCTGGTAACCAAGTTCTTCGAGACTTTGACCAAGAATGAGCTTAGTTGCTACCTGTGCCATAGGGATATTGGTTACCTTAGAAAGGAATGGAACCGTACGGCTTGCACGAGGGTTTACTTCAATGACGTATACTTTCTCATCCTTGATAACAAACTGGATGTTCATCATCCCAAGACAGTTGAGGCCGATGGCTAGGCGTTTGGTGTAGTCTGCGATGGTTTCCTGAACCTTTTGCGACAAGGTTTGTGGAGGATAAACGGCCATTGAGTCACCTGAGTGGACACCGGCACGTTCGATATGTTCCATGATACCAGGGATGAGGACATTTTCCCCGTCTGAGATGGCATCGACTTCACACTCTTGCCCAACGATGTAAGAATCGACAAGGACTGGATGGTCTGGACTGGCCTTAACAGCGGTACGCATGTAAGAACGAAGGTCTTCTTCGTTTTCGACGATTTCCATAGCACGTCCACCCAAGACATAAGATGGACGAACGAGGACTGGGAAGCCAATCTTGCGAGCAGCAAGCACTGCTTCTTCTTCATTGGTAGCCGTTTGTCCTGGTGGCTGTGGAATATCCAAGTCTTTGAGGGCTTGCTCGAAGAGGTCGCGGTCTTCGGCACGATCCAAGTCAGCTACTTGGGTACCAAGAATGGTCACACCTGCTTTTGCCAAAGGCTCTGCAAGGTTGATAGCTGTTTGACCACCAAACTGAACAATAACGCCTTTTGGTTGCTCCAAATCAATGACATTCATCACATCTTCGAATGTCAATGGTTCAAAGTAGAGCTTGTCAGATACAGAGAAGTCCGTAGAAACGGTCTCTGGGTTTGAGTTCATGATGATAGCTTCATAACCAGCAGCCTGAATCGCCTTAACAGAGTGAACGGTCGCGTAGTCAAACTCAACCCCTTGTCCGATACGGATTGGACCTGAACCTAGGACTAGGACGGATTCCTTATCCGACTTGATAGACTCATTTTCCCATCCATAGGTTGAATAGAAATATGGAGTTTCAGAGTCAAATTCTGCCGCACAAGTATCGACCATCTTGTAAACTGGGACAATCTTATTTTCCAAGCGAAGTTGGCGAACTTGGTCAGCTGTCGTTTTCCAGAGTTCAGCAATCTTGCGGTCTGAGAAACCATTAAGTTTAGCAGTTTTCAAGACTTCTAGATCTTGTGGATGGGCACCTAATTCTTGCTCAATTTCAAAGATGTGCAAGAGTTTATCTAGATAGAAGATATCAATCTTGGTCAATTCAGCAATTTCTTCTGGTGTGTAGCCACGGCGAATGGCTTCTGATACGTAGAAGAGACGATCATCTTGAGCCTTGACAACTTTTTCAATCAAGGCATCATCAGAAACAGATGCAAGTTCAGGCATTTCATTGTGATGAACCCCAATTTCAAGTGAACGACATGCCTTGAGAAGTGATTCCTCGATGTTACGACCGATAGCCATGACTTCTCCAGTTGCCTTCATCTGAGTTCCAAGACGACGCTCACCTTTTTCAAACTTGTCAAATGGGAAACGTGGAATCTTAGCAACGACGTAGTCAAGGGCTGGTTCAAACATAGCATAGGTTGAACCTGTAACTGGGTTGATGACCTCATCCAGGGTCAAACCAACGGCAATCTTGGCAGCCAATTTGGCAATCGGATAACCCGTCGCCTTAGAAGCAAGGGCTGACGAACGCGATACACGAGGGTTTACTTCGATAACATAGTACTTGAAGCTATGCGGATCAAGGGCCAGCTGAACGTTACACCCACCTTCAATCTTAAGGGCACGAATGATGCTCAAGCTCGCGTCACGTAACATTTGGTTTTCATAGTCTGACATGGTTTGCGCAGGGGCAAATACAATGGAATCCCCTGTGTGAATCCCAACGGGGTCAAAGTTTTCCATGTTACAAACAACGAGGGCATTATCAGCTGAGTCGCGCATGACTTCGTATTCGATTTCCTTGAAACCTGCGATTGAACGCTCAATCAAACATTGAGTAACAGGTGACAGTTTCAACCCATTTTCAGCGATTTCACGCAATTCTTCCTCGTTGGCACACATACCACCACCAGTACCACCTAGGGTAAAGGCTGGACGAACGATAACAGGATAGCCGATTGACACCGCAAAGGCAACAGCTTCTTCCACTGTGTTGACAATTTCAGATTCAGGGATTGGCTGCTCAAGCTCTTCCATCAATTGTTTAAAGAGGTCACGGTCCTCTGCTTGGTCGATGGCAGACAATTTAGTACCTAGAAGCTCTACTCCAAGCTCATCTAGGATGCCGTTTTTAGACAATTCCATGGCCATATTGAGCCCTGTCTGACCTCCAAGAGTTGGAAGTAAAGCATCTGGGCGTTCCTTACGGAGAATACGTGTCACAAATTCCAGTGTAATCGGTTCGATGTAAACCTTGTCCGCAATCTCCTTATCCGTCATGATGGTGGCAGGGTTTGAATTCACCAAGACGACCTCATAGCCTTCCTCTTTCAAAGACAAGCAGGCCTGGGTCCCCGCGTAGTCAAACTCAGCAGCCTGACCAATAATAATCGGACCAGAACCAATCACCATAATTTTTTGAATATCAGTACGTTTAGGCATTTATAAGATATTAAGGGCGTCAAGCGGACAAAGCTAAAATAGGAGTTATGACGAAGAACTGTCAGTTCTAGGAATAACTATCTTTTTAGCAATGTCCGTAGCCCGTATTCAGTTCAGCAAATACGGACCACCCTTCTCCTTTCTATTCGGCAACTCTCAGGTTGCCATTAAATAAATTCTCCGACGATTTTTTAGAGAAACGATATTTTTCGATAAAAAATCTAGTGCAGGGAGTTTTTAGTTCGCCCGATAGCGACTAAAAGAAACGACCTGCCTTTCTATTCGTCGCCTCACAGAGCGACATTAAATAAGATACAAAGGACGAATAGAAAGCAATTGAATTTTAGGAAACCAAGGAAAGATTGACAATCCAAGTTGGTTTCTCTAAATTCCGAGCTTTCCGTCCGTGTTCAGTTACATAAATTCTCCGACGAGCTTTTACTCGTTTTTAGTTTGCTTGTTTAAAAGCTTCCATCATCTCGATAAATTCGTCAAAGAGGTAGCTAGCGTCGTGTGGACCGGGAGCTGCATCTGGGTGGAATTGTACAGAAAAACCTGGTTGGTATCTGTGGCGAACTCCTTCAACTGACTTGTCATTGATTTCTTCGTGGGTAATGATCAAATGCTCTGGCAAGTCCTCACGGCTGACTGCATAACCATGGTTTTGGCTGGTAAAATCTACGCGTCCTGTAGCAATTTCACGTACTGCGTGGTTAAAGCCACGATGACCAAACTTCATCTTGTAGGTCTTAGCCCCGTTTGCCATGGCAAAAAGTTGGTGTCCCATACAAATTCCGAAAATTGGAATTTTCCCTTGAATACCACGAATCATGTCCAGTGCTTCTGGAACGTCTTCTGGGTTACCTGGACCATTTGACAACATAACTCCATCAGGATTGAGGTGGAGAATTTCTTCTGCCGTTGTTGAATACGGAACGACGGTCACGTTACAGTTACGCTTAGAAAGTTCACGTAAGATTGAGTGCTTGAGACCAAAGTCTACTAAGACCACACTCAAACCAACTCCAGGAGCTGGATAGGAAGTTTTAGTAGAAACCTGCTTGATATTGTCTGTCGGCAAGACTGTTGCTTGGAGCTGATCCGTCACATGGTCCATGCTGTCCCCGACGTGAGTCAAGGTTGCACGCATGGTACCATGCTTACGGATAATCTTGGTAAGTGCACGCGTATCAATCCCTGAAATACCTGGAATTTTCTTAGCTTTCAAAAATTCATCCAAGGTCATTTGGTTGCGCCAGTTGCTAGCTCTACGTGCCTCTTCGAAAACAACGACTCCCTTACAAGTTGGAATGATGGATTCATAATCATCACGATTTATTCCATAATTTCCCACCAAAGGATAAGTGAAAGTCAAGATTTGTCCATTATAAGACTGGTCTGTAATGGATTCTTGGTAGCCGGTCATCCCTGTGTTAAAGACGATCTCACCTGTTACATCAATATCTGCTCCAAAGGCCTTGCCTTCAAAAACTGTGCCATCTTCTAATACTAGAAGTCTTTTTGTCATATTTTCACCTCTCGTGGACGCTCACTGGCGTCTTTTAACGTCTTGTGTTTTAGTTGGCGTTCCTACTCGCCAATACGGATTCTAAGATTGCCATTCGAACAAAGACACCGTTGGTCATTTGTTGGACAATGCGTGATTTTGGTGCTTCAACCAAGTGGTCAGCAATTTCCACATCTCGATTAACTGGAGCAGGATGCATAATGATTGCTGTTTCTTTTAAGCGATTATAGCGTTCTTGGTTCAAACCGTGTTGAGCATGGTAGTCTTCTTTTGAAAAAACTGCTCCACTATCATGGCGTTCATGTTGAACTCGGAGTAACATCAAAACATCCACCTGATCAACAATCTCATCAATAGTTACAAACTGTCCATAGTCCGCAAACTCTTGACTTCTCCATTCCTCAGGTCCTGCAAAGAACAGTTCAGCTCCCAAGCGTTTCAAAATCTGCATATTGGATTTGGCAACGCGTGAGTGGTCCAAGTCGCCTGCAATAGCAACCTTGAGACCCTCAAAGTGGCCAAATTCCTCATAAATAGTCATCAAATCAAGCAAGCTCTGGCTAGGATGTTGTCCCGAACCATCCCCACCATTGATAATGGAGGTCGTAATCGATGGACTCGCAATCAACTCTCTGTAATAGTCAACCTCTGGGTGGCGAATCACACAGACATCCACTCCTAGAGCAGATAGGGTCAAGATGGTATCATACAGTGTCTCACCCTTATTGACCGAACTAGTCTTCACATCAAAGTCCAGTCGCTCCAATCCTAGCTTAATCTCTGCCACTTCAAAGGACTTATGTGTCCGTGTAGAATCTTCAAAGAAGAGATTAGACACGATAGGTTTGTTCTCGTAGGGAAGTTGGGCTCCATTTTTAAACTCGATCCCTCGTTTGATCAATTTCATCACTTGATCAACTGTAAGGTCTTCCATAGAAACCACATGGTTCAATGCTTGTTGATTTTCTGACATGGCTACTCCTTCAGCTTTCTAAGCTTCTTCAGTAATCAGAACTCTGTCTTGGCCATCAAGTTCTGTCATCTCTACGATGATTTCTTCAGAACGACTGGTTGGGATATTTTTCCCAACGTAATCTGGACGGATAGGCAATTCTCTATGTCCACGGTCAACTAGCACCGCAAGACTCACGCGCGCAGGACGACCATGTCCGACAATGTTATCGATCGCAGCACGGATGGTACGACCTGTATAGAGTACATCATCCACCAAGATAACTTCACGGTCAGTCACATCAACAGAAATCAAAGAAGTATCTTCTCCACTTTTAACATCATCACGGAAAGGCTTGGTGTCCAATTCCACAACAGGAACAGTGATATTTTCCAACTGCTCCAAGCGTTCTTTGATACGATGAGCGATGAAAACACCACGCGTTTTTATCCCCGCTAGGATAATTTTATTCAAATCTTTATTGCGCTCGATAATCTCATAAGTAATTCGCGTAATCGCTCGTTTGACAGTCAATTCGTCTACAACTTCTTTTGTCTTCATGACAAACCTCCAAAAAGAAAAGTCTCCTTCTACAAGGAGACTTGAAATGTATAGCCAAGCGAGCCCTACTGTATACAGTATAGACCTCACCCTTCTACTTTATCATCGCGCTCCTTGCCTGCCTCACGGGACAGGTTTAAAGGACTATTTAGTTACCATTTACTATAGCACAAAGCGCCCTTAAAATCAAGCAAAAACTTTTTCAAAGTCCCCTTAAACATTACTAAAATCATACAGTTGGGGATAGTGGTCACATTCTGGATTTTTGGGATGACAGATAGCTCGTCCAAAGTAAATCATGGCCTGGTGAGCTGCTAACCATTCTTCTGGTGGCAGAACGTCCATGACACGTTTTTCTACTTCAAGTGGCGTAGCTGATTTTTTAACGATATCGTGATGTTTACAGATACGCTCCACATGAGTGTCCACTGCAAAGGCTGGGATTCCAAAGCCCACACTCATGACGACATTTGCTGTTTTACGACCAACACCCGCTAGACTTTCTAATTCCTCTCGAGTCTGAGGCACTTGACCATCAAAATCGTCTAGTAACTGTTGGGCACATTTTTTAAGGAATTTGGCCTTATTTCGATACAGTCCCAGGCGAGAAATGTGTGAAGCAATTTCACTCTCTGTCGCTACAGACATGGCTTGCGGCGTTGGAAAAGCAGCAAAGAGACCTGGCGTGGCCTTATTTACCGCTGCATCTGTGGTCTGAGCTGACAACATCACCGCAACCAGTAGTTCAAAATGATTGGTAAAATCAAGACTAGGCTTAGCATCTGGAAAGAGGGCAATAATTTCCTCTATGACATGACGGGCACGTTTCTTGGATAAAACCATCTACTCGTCTCCATCAAACAGTCCTTGCAAGCCAGCAAATGGACTGTTTTCTTCTTTCTTGACTGCTTGTTGAGCTTGATATTCGTCTTCAGTCATGATTTGCCAGTCATTTCCTGACACAAAACCTTGGCCCGCCTCTTCTTCTGCCGTCAAGACCTTGATTGGGATATTGAGCAAGATATTATCTGCTACGCTCTCAGCAAGGTCGATTTCCCCATTTTCGATAGGCAAGACCAAGTCATCGTCTAGAACTTCCTGGTCCAGTTGGTTGGTCGCTCCTTCCATGAAAACCTCTGTGACTGGATAAGACTCAGCCAACTCAACTGGCTCCATACTGCGGCTGGAAGCAAGGACAATAGTATATGACAACTGATAGTCTAAGAAATACAGACGGTCTTCGTACTGGGCCTTTCCCACTGCTAGGATATCTTTGACATCTAAAATTTCTTGATTCCGTTTACGCAAGTCTGCGACAAGGTCTAAAGTTTGTTCAAAGTGTAGGCCTTCAGGCTGCTTACGAATTTCTTGAATATTTAACTTCATATTTCCTCCATAAAGATGTATTCACTTGATTATACCATGAAAAGGTTATAAGTCAGCTTTCCAAACTTTTATATTAAAATCTCATTTTTTAACATATTTACTATGACATGTTTTCTGTTTAGTGCTATACTATAGACAAGAATACATCAGAGCAAGGAGGATGCTCATATGGAAGACAACGCACTCATCACTGAAGCTTACCAACTACTTTTCGAGTTAAATCAAAGTTTCCAAAATTGCAAACAAGGTACAGCCGATGATTTTCGTCTACAAGAACTGCTGAACAGCACTCTCAAGGAACTTAAAAAAGCGGAAAAGCTTGACAACAGTATCTTAATCGACCTTGAGAAATTTTACCAACGTACCAGTCTACTGATTGGACTAGGTAGCCTAAAATTGAATGATCAAGCACGCACCGCTTGGCGCAACTATGACAAGTTCCACTACGAACATGTCAAACACGTACTAACTCTTTATGGACCTGTTTTTGGATTCTGATACTCTTCAAAAATCTCTTCAAACCACGTCAGCTTCGCCTTACCGTACTCAAGTATAGCCTTCGGATCGCTTCCTAGTTTGCCCTTTGATTTTCATTGAGTATAAAAACTAGAATTTCCTGTTTTCTATTGACAAAATTTCCTGAAAGGTATAGGATAGAGGTACTAATACTCGGAGGTAAGGGAGACATGAACAACTAATCTATCAAATAAAGAACCTTTATTTAGTAGATCTTGTTTTTGTCTCTTTTTGCATGCTCTTTTTGTACTAGATTTTCTAGTATCTTGTCCCCATTGAAAATCAAAAAACTAGAAAGCAAATCATCTGCCCCTCTTGGGTTAGGCAGCTCCAAGCTAGTTTGACGAGTTTTTCAACGAGGATAATAGAGTTTTGACAGTGACTTTGGGCTCTACTAGGTAAAGTAGAGCTTTTTGTTATGCACTATGGACATTCTAGAAAGGGCAACAATATGATAAAAATCAATCATCTGACCATCACTCAAAACAAAGATCTACGAGATCTTGTATCTGACCTAACCATGACTATCCAAGACGGGGAAAAGGTTGCTATTATTGGTGAAGAAGGAAATGGTAAATCGACTTTACTACGAGCTTTAATGGGGGAAGCATTGCCTGATTTTACTATCAAGGGCGACATACAGTCTGACCTTCAATCAATGGCATACATTCCTCAAAAGTTACCTGAGGAGCTAAAAAATAGAACTCTACACGATTACTTCTTTTTGGATTCTGCTGATTTAGACTACAGTATTCTTTATCGTTTGGCGGAGGAGTTGCACTTTGATAGCGACCGTTTTGCTAGCGATCAAGAAATTGGCAGTCTATCAGGGGGCGAAGCTTTGAAAATTCAGCTCATCCACGAGTTAGCAAAGCCTTTTGAGATTCTATTTTTAGATGAGCCTTCAAATGACTTAGACCTTGAGACAGTTGATTGGCTAAAAAGTCAGATACAGAAGATGAAGCAAACAGTTATTTTCATTTCCCACGATGAAGACTTTCTTTCTCAGACAGCAGATACTATTGTTCACTTGCGACTGGTCAAGCACCGGAAAGAAGCGGAAACGCTAGTAGAGCATTTAGACTACGATCGCTATAGTGACCAGAGAAAGGCTAGTTTTGCCAGACAAAGTCAGCAAGCTGCTAATGACCAAAGAGCCTATGACAAAACCATGGAAAAGCATCGCCGAGTCAAACAAAATGTAGAAACTGCTCTTCGAGCTACCAGAAACAGTACTGTTGGGCGCCTATTTGCTAAAAAGATGAAAAATGTACTCTCTCAAGAAAAACGCTTTGAAAAGGAAGCCCAGTCCATGATCCAAAAGCCACTTGAAGAGGAGCAAATCCAACTTTTCTTCTCAGATATACAACCATTGCCGGCTTCTAAAGTATTAATCCAACTGGAAAAAGAAAATTTGTCCATTAGAGAGCGCGTTTTAGCTCAGGGGTTACAACTAACTGTCCGTGGCCAAGATAAAATCGGTATCATCGGGCCAAATGGTGTTGGGAAATCAACTCTGTTAGCCAAGTTTCAACAACTGCTCAGCGCCAAAAGAGAGATTTCGCTTGGTTTCATGCCACAAGATTACCATAAAAAACTGCAATTGGATTTATCTCCAATAGCCTACCTCAGTCAAACTGGACGAAAAGAGGAACTACAGAAAATCCAATCTCACCTAGCCAGTCTCAATTTCAGCTATCCAGAGATGCACCACCAAATACGCTCCCTATCTGGCGGGCAACAAGGTAAACTCCTGCTTTTGGATTTAGTGTTGCGTAAACCAAACTTTCTCCTTCTAGATGAGCCCACACGAAACTTTTCTCCCACTTCTCAACCCGAAATTAGAAAACTCTTTGCCTCCTATCCCGGCGGTCTGATCACTGTTTCGCATGACAGACGCTTCTTAAAAGAGGTCTGTACGAGTATCTATCGTTTAACAGAAAATGGTTTGGAAGTTGTTGATTTACAAGATTTATAAATGTTGAACATGGCAAAAAATCCAGAGAAGTTTCTCTGGATTTTTTTATATGTGTTTCAGGCGTTCGATTCGTTCTGAAATAGGTGGGTGAGTATAAAAGAGTTTTTGAAGTCCCCCACCTTTCTTAGGATCATTGACATAAAGTGCGCTGCTAGCATCGTCGACATTCTAATGCAGTATTATCTCATATACAAAAAGCAAAACGCAACCAGATTATTGAGGACATGCAAAAGAATGGAATTCCATAGGTTGTCAGAAGTCTTATACCTTATCCCAAATGCAAATCCCATACCTAAATAGGTGATAAAGCTAGGAATAGTATAGGGACCATGCAGATAAGCAAAAAGAAGCGATGTAACAAACAAGCCAAAATATGTATTCTTAAATACTATCCCCTGTAACATACCTCGCATAAAGATTTCTTCCGTGAC
Encoded here:
- a CDS encoding type B 50S ribosomal protein L31; its protein translation is MKKDIHPEYRPVVFMDTTTGYKFLSGSTKRSNETVEFEGETYPLIRVEISSDSHPFYTGRQKFTQADGRVDRFNKKYGLK
- the carB gene encoding carbamoyl-phosphate synthase large subunit, whose protein sequence is MPKRTDIQKIMVIGSGPIIIGQAAEFDYAGTQACLSLKEEGYEVVLVNSNPATIMTDKEIADKVYIEPITLEFVTRILRKERPDALLPTLGGQTGLNMAMELSKNGILDELGVELLGTKLSAIDQAEDRDLFKQLMEELEQPIPESEIVNTVEEAVAFAVSIGYPVIVRPAFTLGGTGGGMCANEEELREIAENGLKLSPVTQCLIERSIAGFKEIEYEVMRDSADNALVVCNMENFDPVGIHTGDSIVFAPAQTMSDYENQMLRDASLSIIRALKIEGGCNVQLALDPHSFKYYVIEVNPRVSRSSALASKATGYPIAKLAAKIAVGLTLDEVINPVTGSTYAMFEPALDYVVAKIPRFPFDKFEKGERRLGTQMKATGEVMAIGRNIEESLLKACRSLEIGVHHNEMPELASVSDDALIEKVVKAQDDRLFYVSEAIRRGYTPEEIAELTKIDIFYLDKLLHIFEIEQELGAHPQDLEVLKTAKLNGFSDRKIAELWKTTADQVRQLRLENKIVPVYKMVDTCAAEFDSETPYFYSTYGWENESIKSDKESVLVLGSGPIRIGQGVEFDYATVHSVKAIQAAGYEAIIMNSNPETVSTDFSVSDKLYFEPLTFEDVMNVIDLEQPKGVIVQFGGQTAINLAEPLAKAGVTILGTQVADLDRAEDRDLFEQALKDLDIPQPPGQTATNEEEAVLAARKIGFPVLVRPSYVLGGRAMEIVENEEDLRSYMRTAVKASPDHPVLVDSYIVGQECEVDAISDGENVLIPGIMEHIERAGVHSGDSMAVYPPQTLSQKVQETIADYTKRLAIGLNCLGMMNIQFVIKDEKVYVIEVNPRASRTVPFLSKVTNIPMAQVATKLILGQSLEELGYQDGLYPESTRVHIKAPVFSFTKLAKVDSLLGPEMKSTGEVMGSDTTLEKALYKAFEASYLHLPTFGNVVFTIADDAKDEALDLARRFQNIGYGILATEGTAAFFASHGLQAQPVGKIGDDEQDIPSFVRKGKIQAIINTVGTKRTADEDGEQIRRSAIEHGVPLFTALDTANAMLKVLESRSFVTEAI
- a CDS encoding carbamoyl phosphate synthase small subunit, which encodes MTKRLLVLEDGTVFEGKAFGADIDVTGEIVFNTGMTGYQESITDQSYNGQILTFTYPLVGNYGINRDDYESIIPTCKGVVVFEEARRASNWRNQMTLDEFLKAKKIPGISGIDTRALTKIIRKHGTMRATLTHVGDSMDHVTDQLQATVLPTDNIKQVSTKTSYPAPGVGLSVVLVDFGLKHSILRELSKRNCNVTVVPYSTTAEEILHLNPDGVMLSNGPGNPEDVPEALDMIRGIQGKIPIFGICMGHQLFAMANGAKTYKMKFGHRGFNHAVREIATGRVDFTSQNHGYAVSREDLPEHLIITHEEINDKSVEGVRHRYQPGFSVQFHPDAAPGPHDASYLFDEFIEMMEAFKQAN
- a CDS encoding aspartate carbamoyltransferase catalytic subunit, with product MSENQQALNHVVSMEDLTVDQVMKLIKRGIEFKNGAQLPYENKPIVSNLFFEDSTRTHKSFEVAEIKLGLERLDFDVKTSSVNKGETLYDTILTLSALGVDVCVIRHPEVDYYRELIASPSITTSIINGGDGSGQHPSQSLLDLMTIYEEFGHFEGLKVAIAGDLDHSRVAKSNMQILKRLGAELFFAGPEEWRSQEFADYGQFVTIDEIVDQVDVLMLLRVQHERHDSGAVFSKEDYHAQHGLNQERYNRLKETAIIMHPAPVNRDVEIADHLVEAPKSRIVQQMTNGVFVRMAILESVLASRNAN
- the pyrR gene encoding bifunctional pyr operon transcriptional regulator/uracil phosphoribosyltransferase PyrR, with protein sequence MKTKEVVDELTVKRAITRITYEIIERNKDLNKIILAGIKTRGVFIAHRIKERLEQLENITVPVVELDTKPFRDDVKSGEDTSLISVDVTDREVILVDDVLYTGRTIRAAIDNIVGHGRPARVSLAVLVDRGHRELPIRPDYVGKNIPTSRSEEIIVEMTELDGQDRVLITEEA
- the nth gene encoding endonuclease III — protein: MVLSKKRARHVIEEIIALFPDAKPSLDFTNHFELLVAVMLSAQTTDAAVNKATPGLFAAFPTPQAMSVATESEIASHISRLGLYRNKAKFLKKCAQQLLDDFDGQVPQTREELESLAGVGRKTANVVMSVGFGIPAFAVDTHVERICKHHDIVKKSATPLEVEKRVMDVLPPEEWLAAHQAMIYFGRAICHPKNPECDHYPQLYDFSNV
- a CDS encoding YceD family protein → MKLNIQEIRKQPEGLHFEQTLDLVADLRKRNQEILDVKDILAVGKAQYEDRLYFLDYQLSYTIVLASSRSMEPVELAESYPVTEVFMEGATNQLDQEVLDDDLVLPIENGEIDLAESVADNILLNIPIKVLTAEEEAGQGFVSGNDWQIMTEDEYQAQQAVKKEENSPFAGLQGLFDGDE
- a CDS encoding ATP-binding cassette domain-containing protein, with product MHYGHSRKGNNMIKINHLTITQNKDLRDLVSDLTMTIQDGEKVAIIGEEGNGKSTLLRALMGEALPDFTIKGDIQSDLQSMAYIPQKLPEELKNRTLHDYFFLDSADLDYSILYRLAEELHFDSDRFASDQEIGSLSGGEALKIQLIHELAKPFEILFLDEPSNDLDLETVDWLKSQIQKMKQTVIFISHDEDFLSQTADTIVHLRLVKHRKEAETLVEHLDYDRYSDQRKASFARQSQQAANDQRAYDKTMEKHRRVKQNVETALRATRNSTVGRLFAKKMKNVLSQEKRFEKEAQSMIQKPLEEEQIQLFFSDIQPLPASKVLIQLEKENLSIRERVLAQGLQLTVRGQDKIGIIGPNGVGKSTLLAKFQQLLSAKREISLGFMPQDYHKKLQLDLSPIAYLSQTGRKEELQKIQSHLASLNFSYPEMHHQIRSLSGGQQGKLLLLDLVLRKPNFLLLDEPTRNFSPTSQPEIRKLFASYPGGLITVSHDRRFLKEVCTSIYRLTENGLEVVDLQDL